One genomic segment of Mycolicibacterium neworleansense includes these proteins:
- a CDS encoding acyl-CoA thioesterase, with product MHPFDQALELEPSGDDRWRGRTIPEWANMVGPFGGITAATLVRAVELHPQRHGQPIALTVNYLAPIVDGEFDILTRCVKTNRSNQHWIVELSQDGEAKTTATAVFGLRRQGWSETEITPPAAPAPEDIVPSVPPFGVVWFDNYDMRFVDGAMPDTAGEPTESASSTTTLWVRNKPSRAMDFAALASVSDIFYPRVFLRHGQFVPAGTVSITVYFHADEEQLAAQGDDFVLGTARAHRYSGGYFDQSAQLFGRSGVLLATSHQFVYFKA from the coding sequence GTGCATCCCTTCGACCAGGCCCTGGAACTCGAACCATCCGGCGACGATCGGTGGCGCGGGCGCACGATCCCCGAGTGGGCCAACATGGTGGGCCCGTTCGGCGGTATCACCGCGGCCACCCTGGTGCGCGCGGTGGAGTTGCACCCGCAACGGCACGGCCAGCCGATTGCCCTGACGGTGAACTATCTGGCACCGATCGTCGACGGCGAGTTCGACATCCTGACACGGTGCGTCAAGACCAACCGGTCCAACCAGCACTGGATCGTCGAACTCAGCCAGGACGGCGAGGCCAAGACCACCGCCACCGCGGTGTTCGGGCTGCGGCGCCAAGGCTGGTCGGAGACCGAGATCACCCCGCCGGCGGCTCCGGCGCCCGAGGACATCGTGCCATCGGTCCCGCCGTTCGGTGTGGTGTGGTTCGACAACTACGACATGCGTTTCGTCGACGGGGCGATGCCCGACACCGCTGGTGAACCGACCGAGTCGGCGAGTTCCACCACGACCCTGTGGGTGCGTAACAAGCCTTCCAGGGCTATGGATTTCGCGGCGTTGGCCTCGGTCAGCGACATCTTCTATCCGCGGGTGTTCCTGCGGCACGGGCAATTCGTGCCGGCCGGAACCGTGTCGATCACGGTGTACTTCCACGCCGACGAGGAACAACTTGCGGCGCAGGGTGACGACTTCGTGCTGGGAACGGCGCGGGCGCACCGGTATTCCGGCGGCTATTTCGATCAGAGCGCCCAGCTGTTCGGGCGCAGCGGCGTCCTGCTGGCCACCAGTCACCAGTTCGTCTACTTCAAGGCCTGA
- a CDS encoding acyl-CoA dehydrogenase family protein — MDFSHVELSQEDRAFRDELRAFLARVVTDEVLQRDRETGENFDEAVHLELGRAGYLAGDYQDEADGGFSAVRRRIWELEIGRAHTPWFHWGTTAMVAHTVEKFASAELLDEVLPGVLDGSLRLCLGYTEPEGGSDVATCKTRAVQEADGSTWVINGSKMFTSNAHNAQYVFLLTNTDPAAPKHKSLTMFLVPLNSAGVEIQPLRTVDGDRTNITYYSDVRVDDRYRVGEVNGGWTVLRGALELEHGTFERETRGLQKLATMTEHINLMAEAVDHVAAVAADDAASRYRLGRGIARLEAALSSPDMYGRVAIAQTMREVSPDLMDILGPAGALPVGTTGAAADGAAEYIFRLSGPTGIYGGTLEVFRNMIAQQALGLGRPNYSPAK; from the coding sequence ATGGACTTCTCCCACGTCGAGCTCTCCCAGGAGGACCGCGCCTTCCGCGATGAGCTGCGCGCGTTCCTGGCCCGGGTCGTCACCGACGAGGTGCTTCAGCGGGACCGCGAGACCGGTGAGAATTTCGACGAGGCAGTGCATCTGGAATTGGGCCGGGCCGGCTACCTGGCCGGCGACTACCAGGACGAGGCCGACGGGGGATTCAGTGCGGTCCGGCGCCGGATCTGGGAGCTGGAGATCGGCCGGGCGCACACCCCCTGGTTCCACTGGGGAACGACGGCCATGGTCGCGCACACCGTCGAGAAGTTCGCCTCGGCCGAGCTGCTCGACGAGGTGCTGCCCGGTGTTTTGGACGGCAGCCTGCGGCTGTGCCTGGGCTACACCGAACCCGAAGGCGGATCCGACGTCGCGACCTGCAAGACGCGTGCGGTGCAAGAAGCGGATGGATCGACGTGGGTTATCAATGGCTCCAAGATGTTCACGTCGAACGCGCACAACGCCCAATACGTGTTCCTGTTGACCAACACCGATCCGGCCGCGCCGAAGCACAAGAGTCTCACCATGTTCCTGGTGCCGCTGAACTCCGCAGGTGTCGAGATTCAGCCGCTGCGCACCGTGGACGGTGACCGCACCAATATCACCTACTACAGCGATGTCCGGGTAGACGATCGGTACCGGGTCGGCGAGGTCAACGGCGGCTGGACCGTGCTGCGTGGTGCCCTCGAACTCGAGCACGGCACGTTCGAGCGCGAGACCCGCGGGCTGCAGAAGCTCGCCACCATGACCGAGCACATCAACCTGATGGCCGAGGCAGTAGACCACGTAGCGGCCGTCGCTGCAGATGACGCGGCATCACGGTATCGGCTGGGCCGGGGGATAGCCCGGCTGGAGGCCGCGTTGAGCAGCCCCGACATGTACGGCCGCGTCGCCATCGCCCAGACCATGCGCGAGGTGTCACCCGATCTCATGGACATTCTCGGACCGGCAGGCGCACTGCCCGTCGGAACGACGGGGGCCGCCGCCGACGGTGCTGCCGAGTACATATTCCGGTTGTCCGGCCCGACCGGCATCTACGGCGGAACCCTCGAGGTGTTCCGCAACATGATCGCCCAGCAGGCGCTGGGCCTGGGCCGACCGAACTACTCTCCGGCAAAGTGA
- a CDS encoding RNA polymerase sigma factor: MKAKPPFETVVRNHGPTVFRVCCAVVGAHDADDAWSETFLAALKAYPDLPADANVEAWLVTIAHRKAIDLTRTRTRQPIPTDVVPERPGPPPPEVFEDLAAAVDQLPPKQKHAVTYHYLADLPYSEIADIVGSTAAAARRASSDGIATLRRTYLGGLTEDNAPAKGENHE, from the coding sequence GTGAAAGCCAAACCGCCGTTTGAGACCGTGGTGCGCAACCACGGTCCCACCGTCTTTCGGGTCTGTTGCGCCGTCGTCGGCGCGCACGATGCCGACGACGCCTGGTCGGAAACATTCCTGGCGGCGCTGAAGGCCTACCCTGACCTGCCGGCCGACGCCAATGTCGAGGCCTGGCTTGTCACCATCGCCCACCGCAAGGCCATCGACCTCACCCGGACCAGGACCCGTCAACCGATCCCCACCGACGTCGTCCCGGAAAGACCCGGGCCGCCGCCTCCCGAGGTATTCGAAGACCTGGCCGCCGCGGTGGATCAGCTGCCGCCCAAACAGAAACACGCCGTCACCTACCACTACCTCGCCGACCTGCCCTACAGCGAGATCGCCGACATCGTCGGCAGCACCGCCGCGGCAGCACGCCGCGCCTCCAGCGACGGTATCGCCACGCTACGACGCACTTACCTCGGCGGACTCACCGAGGACAACGCGCCCGCGAAGGGAGAGAACCATGAGTAA
- a CDS encoding methylated-DNA--[protein]-cysteine S-methyltransferase has protein sequence MSNDSIIRNLTLATEAGPDKLAELHNRLAAAAQRDGLLDIAYRTVDSPVGPLLLAATEHGLLRVAYAIEDHDSVLQHLAEKVSPRVLHAPARLDTAARELDEYFSRVRRTFDLPLDWRLVAGFRGTVLHHLPEIDYGNTASYAAVAALAGSPKAVRAVGTACAKNPLPVVIPCHRVVRSDGAMGGYLGGAAAKRLLLDLEAAA, from the coding sequence ATGAGTAACGACAGCATCATTCGCAACCTCACGCTCGCCACCGAAGCCGGCCCCGACAAGCTGGCCGAGCTGCACAACCGGCTGGCGGCCGCAGCGCAGCGCGACGGTCTCCTCGACATCGCGTACCGCACCGTCGACAGCCCGGTGGGGCCGCTGCTGCTGGCCGCCACCGAGCACGGCCTGCTCCGCGTCGCCTATGCCATCGAAGACCACGACAGCGTGCTGCAGCACCTCGCCGAGAAGGTGAGCCCGCGCGTCCTGCACGCACCGGCCCGTCTCGACACGGCCGCCCGTGAGCTCGACGAGTATTTCAGCCGGGTCCGGCGCACGTTCGATCTGCCATTGGACTGGCGGCTGGTAGCCGGTTTCCGGGGCACGGTGCTGCATCACCTGCCCGAGATCGACTATGGGAACACCGCCAGTTACGCCGCCGTCGCGGCCCTGGCGGGCAGCCCCAAAGCGGTGCGCGCAGTGGGCACGGCGTGCGCGAAAAACCCTCTGCCCGTGGTTATCCCGTGCCATCGCGTGGTCCGCAGCGACGGCGCCATGGGTGGCTACCTCGGCGGTGCTGCGGCCAAGCGCCTGCTCCTGGATCTGGAGGCCGCGGCATGA